The Candidatus Methylomirabilis lanthanidiphila region ATCGCGCAGGGCTGAGGCTGTTGCGCCGACGCGGCCCCTGCCGCCACCACCACCACAGTGAACGCCAACGTCCCGACATACTTGACGAGTTTCATGCGCGCTCCTCCTCCCTCTTTCGAAAGGGGTTCTCACCGCATCGACACCGGCCGGTCTATCCGCTCAACATGCACATCTCAATGGTCTGCCAACACTCAGGGGTCGCTATCACAACAATGATATTGGGCAATCCCTTCAGTCGTTCTTATTACCACTCACAGGTCGGCATAATCATATCTTACTATACTTTCGATTTGATTGCTCGCCACAACACGACTCACAATTCGCGACAACTTTCAACTACGACGAGCCACATAACTAAAAAGGGAGCCAATTTTGACAACTGCAAACGCCGGCAGCCTTTCTCCTGAGGCTGCCTGGCTACTCATAACTGAATATGGCCGCTATATCGACAACTTAGCTGAACTTATCAAGAACCTTGTGACCGTCACACTTTGACGATCCCCGAAGGGTCGAGCCTCCTACACATACGCCTGGGCGGCATACTGTTGGACCATCCGGTGCGTATTGAAAAACGACGCATTGAACGCGATCGTTTGCCGCATGATATCGACCCATCGCTCCCGGTCCCGGTAAAAAATCGGGACGACCACCGTTCGCAGCTTGTGATAGAGCTCCTGTGCATCCCGGCCGTTCATCCGATCCGAATCGGAGCGATCGATGAGACCAGGTCCGATCGACCATCCGGTCACACCCTCGATATGCCCCTCAATCCACCAGCCATCGAGGACACTGAAACTTGGGACCCCATTGTGAGCGGCCTTCATGCCTGAGGTGCCGGAGGCCTCCAGTGGGCGCAAGGGGGTGTTCAACCAGAGGTCGACACCGGAGGTCAGCAGCCTGCCCAGCTCCATGTCGTAATTCTCAAGATAGGCGATTGAGATCTGATCCTTCAGTTGTCGTGCGAAATGAAATACTCGCCGAATCAGGTCTTTCCCTGGCTCATCCTTCGGATGCGCCTTCCCCGCAAAAATGAATTGCATCGGGCCGACAGTTGCAGCGATCTCCACCAACCGGCCGGGCAGTCGGAAAAGAGCAGATCGGTCCGCTTGTACAATGTCGCTCGCCGCGCAAAGCCGATGGTGAGCACGTCAGGCTTCAAAGACATCCCGATTCGCCGATGCACCTCCTCGATCAACCGCGCCTTGGCCTCGACGTGGGCCTCCCATATCTCGTTCTTTGGGATGCTGATGGCGTACCGGAGCGAGAAAAAATCATTGGCCCATCCG contains the following coding sequences:
- a CDS encoding alpha-glucan phosphorylase, which translates into the protein MQFIFAGKAHPKDEPGKDLIRRVFHFARQLKDQISIAYLENYDMELGRLLTSGVDLWLNTPLRPLEASGTSGMKAAHNGVPSFSVLDGWWIEGHIEGVTGWSIGPGLIDRSDSDRMNGRDAQELYHKLRTVVVPIFYRDRERWVDIMRQTIAFNASFFNTHRMVQQYAAQAYV